TTAACTATGCCCTGCTCTCTCTGTGGCCAATCAACAAGCAAAACAAACCGCGCACTGAGATGGAAAAAGAGGGCTTGCAGTACGTAATCGACAACCCAGGGAAAAACTTTTACGGCCGCGAAAAACTAGGTGATACCGAGTACTTCACTGCAGTATATGCGGATGTAGGTGTTTCACCTGCTTGTGTGAGCTGTCACAACGATCACGTAGACAGCCCGCGCACTGACTTTGAGCTGGGCCACACTATGGGTGGTGTTGTTATCCGAATCCCACTCTGATCAGTTAGTTAGTAGATAGTTGCGTCCGACTTTCGAGTCGGGCAACTCTCTCACAAAATATTTCCGGCGGATATTAGTCGGTGAGAACTGAGTTTAGAATAATTTAAAAGAGTGGCGGCCGAATTCGTTTCGACCGCTCCCTCTTTTAAGCTGACTGGCTCTACTCCCGCTACTACCTCGCTGAAATCATTCAGACCAGTGGTTACCCGCTGTGGGCCTATTTCCGGGTCAGTCCAGTCTCCATTACGGCCCGCTTTTTCTTGGGCTTCGCTCCGCAAAGCACACCTAGGCATTACTATATTAATGTCAAAGTCCCGCAGAGCAAACCGACCAAGGTGATTGCAATACTGGGAAAACCTGCTAAAAGGTCAGCGCAGTGGATCAATAAGCCCCTGCAATCCCGCTACTTTTATCTCCAAGGCTAATGCCATCAACTGTCCTAGACGCCCCTCTGGAAACCCCTTTTTTGCGAACCAAAGCAGGTACTCCTCAGGCAAATCTATTAAAACCCGGCCCGAGTATTTTCCAAATGGCATTTTGAGTCGAGCCAGTTCTACCAAGTCTTGTTTTTCGAACACCTTAACAACCACCTAAATATCGACAAAAAAAGGGAATGAAACTCCCAATTTGGATTTGTTGCCAGTGCATGCGGACTCTACACTGGCTCCGAAATAGTCGGCCTGCGCCGATTCTTTATACCTCAACCTTCCAGTAACAGAGGTGTCTATGCGTATCAAAGCTATCAAATATCTCAGCTTGGCCGCAGTATTGACTGCAAGCCTTGGAGTTACGGGCTGCGCCAATATGAGTGATACCGACCGCCGAATCGGCACCGGTGTCGGTATAGGCGCAGTAACAGGTGCCTTGATCAGTGGCGGGCGCCCTGGTGGCACTGCCGCAGGTGCGGTTATTGGTGCCGGTGCAGGCTACCTCTATGATAGGGAAAGAAAGCGCAGAGATTACTATCGTTATCGCGGTCGCTACTATCGTTATTAATTCGCTGCTGCTTTTAAGTTGTTAATCAGTATCGTGCGGGTTCGTAGTACTTCGATACTCGCACTACTCAGGCAGGGAAGCCGACTCCCGATTAAACTGATTCCTTTAAGACAAAATTGACACAATCCTCGCTTTCGTTTTGCCACAGCACTCATAACGATATTCAGTAACCATCTCCCAGAACAAGGAGTTGCGCTTGTGCAGGAGCAATAAATTTGTGCGCTGAGTATTTCCCTACTCCAGGAAGCACTCCCAATACCCCCTAAAACCTAAAAGTCAGACCAACGTGCATTGAGTGGCTATCCTGATATAGGGTGAAAGGAAATTGAAGATCGGCTTTTCATCTGGTGGGATAAAAAGCCCCTTATGTAATAAAGATCCTAGAGTATGAATATTCCAGGCTTTGAATGGAAAACTGTACTTTTTCTCCCTCAAGCAAATATTAGATAAGCCTAACCTAGGGACCTTGCTGCGCCCTCTCAGTTTTCGCAGGAAAAGCTAGTATATTGATAAGGTCAGTCTGACTCGGGCCTGATACCAGGTCTTCCAAGGTGTATTGCTCCAAACAAATAAAAAAATTTTCCATAGCCTCGGCGAACATTTTCTTTAACCTACACGCAGGAGTTATGACACATTGATTATTTGTCCCAAAGCATTCTACTAACACGGTATCTTGCTCCAATAATCGAACTAGCTCTCCAACATTAATGTCTTCAGGAGTTCGGCTTAGCCGAATGCCACCATACTTACCCCGGGTTGCAATCAAGTAGCCTTTGAGATTCAACTCTTGTACCACCTTCATTAGGTGGTTTTTAGATATTTGGTAGCGCTCAGCAACTTCTCTGATGGTTACTAACTCTCGATCCTGTATAGCAAGGTACATCAACACTCGCAAAGAGTAGTCGGTAAATTGCGTGATCTTCATTGGCAAAGTCCCTCATTGTGAAGCCAAGAATTTTCATCCCTTGAAAATTTAAAGATGCATCTAGTTTACATCATTGGGATTTAGGTGTAAATTGCCACGCAAAAGATGCATCTTATATGCATGTATAGATAAAGGGGTAGAGAATGCTCAGTCTCAAATGTTCGTTCAACCTAGCCCTTAGGCTGCGGTTACAGCCGAATGTGCTATTTATGACTGCCCCAAAAGCTATTAGAGGAATTTCGAGCGAAAGCACCCTGAAGTCAGAGGCTGCTTTCCTGAATTCAAGGTCGCTAATTAATCCAAGAGGCCGAGAAGTGAACATCGATATATTCGCTTACGTAAACTCTACCCAGGAGCGGCAGATTAACAACGATTAATGGTCACTTTTCATTACCCAAATACAAGGTATCAGTCACCTAAAAATTCAATGTCTTACAAGACCAAACATTATTTTGAGAAACCCATTCTCAATTTGATTTATTCAAGCAACACAAGGAAAAGGAGAGTTTATGTTTTTTCTGTTGCAAGTTAACGCCTCTACTGGAGGCCAATCTCGTGAGATCAACACAGCTAAGCAAGAACGTGAAAAGTCAGGCTTAAAACCTATTAACACTCAATCAGGTAGCATAGATCCACTCCAAAAAATTAGAGATACCCGATGTTTACGTTGTTTTGTTTTACAAGCAGCCTAGGGAGATATACAAAAATTAATAGTTTAAATAGCATATTGCTAAAAAAGCCAATTTATATTGGCAAGGATAATTCTGATGAGAACTTACAAATCTCTTTGGTGGACATTGATCGGCGTTTTAGCTGTAACCTTTTCAATACTCGGATATTTTGGCAGTGAAATATATCGGAAAGCACCTCCGATACCTGACGCCTTTGTCTCAGAAAATGGCAACATACTGACCACTAAAGATAAAATTTTAGATGGTCAAACTTCTTGGCAATCCGTTGGAGGAATGCAACTGGGATCTATTTGGGGACATGGAGCCTATCAAGCCCCAGACTGGACCGCTGACTGGTTACATCGAGAGCTAATTAATTGGTTATCAATAGCGGCAAAAGAGGAATTTGGCCTACCATATGAATCTTTATCCAAAAGAGAAAAACACAAACTTCTGTATGATCTTAAATTAGATTATAGAACCAACACCTATAGCAGCGAATCTGGAATTGCCACTTTATCTAAGCGAAGAATCACAGCTATAGAGAAAACTGCAAAATATTATAATGCACTTTTTGGAGGTGATCCCGCTTTACAGCCAACCCGCGCAAATTACGCAATGAAAGAGGTTACACTGCCCGATGCTGATCGCCGAGCACGACTTACTGAGTTCTTCTTTTGGACATCCTGGGTAGCTTCAACCGAGCGTTCAACAGGTGGCGCAACCTACACTAACAATTGGCCCCACGAACCATTAATTGACAACAAGCCAACTAGCGAAAATATTATTTGGTCTATTATTAGTGTGGTCTTATTGATTTCCGGTATTGGCGCCCTAGTTTGGGCATGGGCGTTCCTACGCACCGAAGACAAACACCCAACTGCCCCCAAGCAAGATCCAATCAGCACCTTTAAATTAACTCCCTCACAGAAAGCTCTTGGAAAATACTTACTAGCTATAGTAGGACTATTTACTTTCCAAGTTTTCTTAGGTGGTTTCACTGCACATTATACCGTCGAAGGACAAGGATTCTACGGGATAGAAACATCGGAGTGGTTTCCATACAGCCTGGTACGCACCTGGCATATACAGGCTGCTCTATTTTGGATAGCTACAGGATTTTTAGCTGCCGGACTATTTCTTGCTCCAATTATCAACGGTGGAAAAGATCCTAAGTTCCAAAAACTTGGTGTTGATATATTGTTTTGGGCATTAATAGCAGTCGTTATTGGATCATTTGTCGGCAATTATCTAGCCATTGCGCAAACTCTGCCACCAGAACTCAGCTTTTGGCTAGGTCATCAAGGATATGAATTTGTAGATCTTGGCAGACTATGGCAAATCGGTAAATTTACCGGCATCGTATTATGGTTGGCATTAATGCTGCGCGGCATTGTTCCAGCATTAAAGCAAAAAGGTGATAAAAACCTGCTAGCCCTGTTTACTGCCTCCGTAATTGCCATAGGATTGTTTTATGGTGCTGGCTTCTTTTATGGCGAGCGCACACACATATCGGTCATGGAGTTTTGGCGCTGGTGGATAGTGCACTTATGGGTAGAAGGTTTCTTTGAAGTTTTTGCTACAACTGCGCTTGCATTTATCTTCTTCAGTATGGGCCTTGTATCTAAACGCATGGCTACTGTGACTTCTCTAGTATCAGCGTCATTATTTCTACTAGGGGGTACCGGGAACTTTTCACCACCTATATTTCTCAGGGACGACAACACCCGTTATGGCGGTAGGGGCCACATTTAGTGCGCTCGAAGTGGTCCCACTTATCTTATTGGGTTATGAAGCCTGGGATCACTATAGCTTAAAAAATCGTGCACCCTGGATGGTGAAAATCAAATGGCCTTTGATGTTTTTTGTAGCTGTTGCTTTCTGGAATATGTTAGGAGCAGGCGTACTTGGCTTTACCATTAATCCACCGATAGCGTTATATTATCTTCAGGGCTTAAATACCACAGCCACACATGCCCATGGTGCATTGTTTGGAGTATATGGGTTCTTGGCATTGGGCTTTAGTTTACTCGTTCTTAGATATATTCGTCCCCAGTTTATATTTAGCGAGAAATTGATGAAAACGGCATTCTGGTGGATGAATATAGGTTTGGCTTTAATGTTGTTCACCAGCCTTTTGCCGGTCGGTATTATCCAGTTTATGGCGAGCGCTTCAGAAGGCCTTTGGTATGCCCGCAGTGAAACCCTAATGCAAAGTGGAACGCTAGTTACTCTAAGATGGATACGAACTATTGGTGATGTCGTGTTTATCGTCGGTGCACTGGCTATCACATGGCAAGTAACACAAGGCGTGCTGAACCTAAAGAGGCACAGTTCAGTAGACTATCTATCAGGGCAAACCAAATCAGTCTCTTAATCTACTTATAAACCTATGCAACGTTGCTGCGCAACTCATCAGTAACGTTGCATTATTTGCTAACCCCGTAATCATAGATAGGTGAATTATAGAAATTCCTGAGACCCCAAAATATCTTTTCGCAGTAATCACCCGTATTAGAGATGTTGAATTTTGACAACTCTCTTAGTAGGGGAAAGTAAATTACCTAATTATTAATTGAGTCGGCCTATGAATGCCCGATCTGGCGGGAATGAAAATTTACAAGTGTTTAATTTTCTTTTTTCCGCAGCGTTCACAGCGATATTCAGTAACCAACTTTCCCTGCTTTACGTCAAACTTGCGCTCGGTGACCACTTTCCATTTATGAAAACCTTCCCTGCACAGGGTGCTGCCCTTGTGCTTTTGCCAAGCGGTTTTTCTTTTGAAAGGAATAACATCTCCCATTAAGCCACCTCTCCTGCAGCATGACCTGAAGCCCAAGCCCATTGGAAGTTAAACCCGCCGAGCCAGCCGGTTACATCGAGAACCTCACCAATAAAATAAAGCCCCTGCCGGGTTTTACATTCCATAGTACGAGAAGAGACCTGTGCAGTATCGACTCCACCTAATGTTACCTCAGCAGTGCGATATCCCTCAGTGCCCGCCGGTACCAATTTCCAGCTTTGTAACTTTTCCCCAGCTTGCTGTAACTCCCCCTCCCCAAACTGTTTTAGGGGGCGGCTAACAATTTGCGCTCGCTGCAGGAAAAACTGTACTAACTTTTTGCTCCAAACCTCAGCCAAAACGCTGTGTAAGTGGCTATCCGGGCTCTGTTGTCGGCGCAGCGGTAACCACTCTGCCAGATTTTTCTCTGGAGCCAAGTCAAATATTACCGTTTGACCTTCTCGCCAGTGGCTGGAAATTTGCAAAACCGCAGGGCCACTTAGCCCCCGGTGAGTAAACAGCATCTGCTCGTGAAAACTGCCCTCAGCACAAGAGGCTGTCACCGAAAGAGAGGTACCGGGCAGGGTGCTCTGGCGCTCCAACTGGCGTTTATGCTGGGTAAACGGCACCAGTGCGGCTCGTGTCGGGACTATCTCCAGTCCAAACTGCTGGGCAATCTCATAGCCAAATCCACTCGCCCCCATGGTGGGAATAGAAAGGCCTCCAGTAGCCACGACCAAGGATTCACAGGTAACCGTCCCCATACTGGTTTCGACCTTATACCCCTGCCCCAAAGCTCGAATTTGAGTAATGCTACAGCGCGTGCGGATCTGTGCCTTGGCCGCACGGCATTCCGCTAGTAACAAGTCGACAATATCCCTTGATTTATTGTCGCAAAAGAGCTGACCGAGGGTTTTCTCGTGGTAGGTAACCCCGTGCTTCTCCACCAGTGCAATAAAGTCCCACTGGCTATAGCGAGCCAAGGCGGACTTACAAAAATGGGGGTTATTACTGTAGAAGTTCTCTGCACTGGTGTAGAGATTGGTAAAGTTGCAGCGGCCACCACCAGACATCAGGATTTTCTTTCCGACTTTGTTGGCGTGGTCTAGGACCAACACGTTGCGCCCGCGCTGGCCCGCTGTAGCCGCGCACATTAGTCCAGCTGCCCCAGCGCCAATGACCAATACATCGACGCTTTCCGGTAGCTGGCTGGTAGAAACCTCTGTCATAGGTAGGAAATAGTACTGCAGTAAGACCGGTGATCAGGTGCGAGGCAGGGTAACGCCGCGCTGGCCCTGGTATTTGCCACCACGATCGGCATAGGACACATCACAAACTTCATCGGATTCGAAGAACAGCATCTGTGCCACGCCCTCGTTGGCATAGATCTTCGCGGGCAAGTTAGTGGTGTTGGAGAACTCCAAAGTCACATGACCTTCCCACTCCGGCTCCAGTGGCGTCACATTGACGATAATACCGCAACGGGCATAAGTGGATTTACCCAGGCAAACCGTCAATACAGAGCGCGGGATACGGAAATACTCCACCGTACGCGCCAGGGCAAAGGAGTTTGGCGGAATAATGCAGTGGTCGCCTTCAACATCCACAAAGCTGTTTTCATCGAAGGTCTTGGGATCAACTGTCGCTGAGTGAACATTGGTGAAAATCTTAAATTCACGAGCACAGCGAACATCGTAGCCATAGCTGGAGGTGCCATAGGAGATGAGTCGATCGCCATTATCGTTATGACGCACCTGACCAGCCTCAAAAGGCTCAATCATACCGTGCTGCTCTGCCATGCGGCGAATCCACTTGTCGGACTTGATACTCACTCCGTCCCCCTGAATAGAATAATTAGTGCTCAATTAAAGAGGCGGAATCATAGCCGGTTTAGGCTGTGCAAAAAAGTGCCTATCCAATGAATTCTCACTTGTTGCCACTGGATGGATACTGTATAAATTAACAGTATCACTGTATACACATACAGATTAAGACGAAGACAGTGGCCAGATCGGACTAAAATTCAGTGGTGGAATCGTGGGCAGCGCAGAAAACTTCATAGAAAACAATCAGTTAGAAAGCCAGGCAAAACACCAGAAACTGGCACAGCTACTCACCAGAGCCGATATCTGGCAAGCAGCGAATGAACCCCGACGACAGCGAAACGGCATCGCCAGTGGTTTTCCAAGCCTCGATGCCCTCCTAGCGAACCACGGCTGGCCAAGAGGGGCCACTACTGAGCTACTCATGGACCAGATGGGTATCGGTGAACTCACCTTAATACTACCGGCCCTGGCAGGCCTCACTCAGAGGGGGCAAATGGTCATACTGGTCAATCCACCCCATATCCCCTATGCGCCCTCATTGGCCAACAGTGGTATCCGCCTTGAGAACCTGCTGATCCTGCACCCCCGAGGCCCCAAGGATACTCTCTGGGCGATCGAGCAATCCCTACAATCCGGAAGCTGTGGTGCCTTACTCAGCTGGCAGGGGCGGCAATCCATGAACCATAAAGATCTTCGTCGCCTGCAACTCGCTGCCCGCAATGGGGACTGCCTGCACTTCCACTTTCGCCCTCAGTGTGAATCAGCAAACCCCTCACCCGCGAGCTTGCGCCTACAGCTCACCCCCAGGGAAGGAGAGCTGGCACTAAGGCTTTTAAAGCAATTGGGTGGAAATTCAGGCCAAAACCTCTATTTGGCAAGAGCAGCAAAACTGGTCCGACGGGACCAACCAATGCACTGAACGGTTTCGAGGGATAGCTCCATGCTCTGGCTTTGTATTCAATTCCCCAGGCTTCCGTTAGAGGTTCTGACCCGCGCTCAGCTACAAGGAGAAGAGGCTCTAGCCCAAGTTGTGGTTGAAAAACAGTTGGTGATTGATAGAAACCCAGCGGCATCCCAATGCGGCGTTGAGACCGGGCTCAGTATTGCTACTGCGTCTGCTCTCTGTGCAGACTTACAGCTGCTACAACGCGATTCCCAGCGGGAACAACAAGAATTACAGCAACTGGCCCAGTGGGCATACAGCTTTACACCGCTTGTATCACCTCAGTCCGCAGGGCCTATGAGCAATGCTGAGAGCACTCCCGCCCACCTCTACCTGGAACTGAGCGGCTGCCTAAAGGCCAGCGGTGGCTTCAAGGCATTGATACAACAGCTGAGCGATGAGCTTGAGCAGATGGGAATCCACAGCCTGATGGGCCTCAGCCACAGTCCCAGTGCGGCTCATATGCTAAGCCAACTGACCGAACACCGGCGCTGGCTTGCGCAATCAGATTCTCCCCCCAGCCCTCAGCAGTGGAGACAGTGGATTAGCTTTGCCCCATCCAAGCTCCTTAATTGCGACAACAAAACTATTTCCAAGCTCTACGCATGTGGTATCAAGCGAGTAAGCCAGCTGCTCGCTATTCCACTCTCTGAGGTAGGCTCTCGTTTTGGTCGTCCATTTGTGGACTACCTGGCACGCCTGAACGGAACTCGCCAAGATCCAGTCTGTAGTTATCAGCCCCCAGCACAATTCCGCAGCGAGCTATTTTTCCCCAGCCCCTTGGATAATAGCGAACAGCTGCTATTTCCTATCGGTCGCCTACTAAGGGAATTATGCTCCCAGTTGCAGCGGCGCCAGCTCTACACACAACAGTTAAATTGGCATATGGATTTCGGCCAAAATAAATCTCAGGAAATAACCGTAGAACTCTCCACTCCGCAGTTGGACCCTCAACGCCTAATAGCACTAACCAAACTGCAATTGGAAAGAGCAACTCTTGATCAGCCAGTACAATCGATCAGCTTAAATTGCAAGCATTTACTCCCCTTGGAGCAGGGATCACTGGATGAAGATTTATTTGGTGAAGGCAGCCAACACAAACGCAACCAACAGCTATTAGACAAATTAAAAGCCCGCCTCGGTCATCAAGCACTCTCGGGAATCGCCCTGAGAGAAAGCTACCTACCGGAGCAGGCCTGGCAAAATACAGATACCCTGATAATTAAAAGTAACGCTAAGGGACAGCAAATTAAGCCCATCCAAGCACCGCGCCCCAATTGGCTATTAGCTCGTCCAACCAAACTGGAAAGTAGCGAGCACAAATTATTTTATCAGGGAGAGCTACAACTATTACAGGGGCCAGAGCGAATTGATGGCTATTGGTGGCAGCACGGGCGTCACGGGCGGGATTACTATATCGCAAAAAATAGAAGAGATGAGCTCTACTGGGTCTTTCAGGATCTTACAACCGAAGAGTGGTTTTTACATGGTGTTTATAGCTAAGCCTAAACCCCTTCGTAATACTGATCTTCACCAAAATCCAAATCCCATCACAATCAACAGATAGACGCCGAGAGAATCAGCATGAGGTACGCCGAACTCTTTTGTCAAAGCAACTTTTCTTTTCTGCAGGGGGCATCGCATCCGCAGGAATTGGTCTACACTGCTTACAATCTGCAATATACAGCCCTTGCTATCACCGATGAATGCTCTCTTTCCGGAGCCGTTAGAGCCTATAAAGAACTTGAAAACATCAAGTCTACAGACTCTAAAAACCCTGAGTTTAAATTAATTTTTGGCAGCTATTTCCGGCTGCATGACAACATAGAAATAGTTCTACTGGCTCCCGACAAAACTGCCTACAGCGAGCTATGCCAGTTAATTTCAAAATCACGCTTAAGGGGGAAAAAGGAACCTACATTACTTATCAAAGTGACTTGGTAGAGTTATGCAAAAACCTAAT
This DNA window, taken from Microbulbifer sp. MKSA007, encodes the following:
- a CDS encoding DUF3365 domain-containing protein is translated as MRIAACIIAGLALLTGCEKNQGVAPERMADAIFAVIEADRANYTNKVVNRLQNEEKILDADEHWQDKKLLPLPAQMMRMGAERVAENESGFNYALLSLWPINKQNKPRTEMEKEGLQYVIDNPGKNFYGREKLGDTEYFTAVYADVGVSPACVSCHNDHVDSPRTDFELGHTMGGVVIRIPL
- a CDS encoding DUF3820 family protein, whose protein sequence is MFEKQDLVELARLKMPFGKYSGRVLIDLPEEYLLWFAKKGFPEGRLGQLMALALEIKVAGLQGLIDPLR
- a CDS encoding Rrf2 family transcriptional regulator, whose amino-acid sequence is MKITQFTDYSLRVLMYLAIQDRELVTIREVAERYQISKNHLMKVVQELNLKGYLIATRGKYGGIRLSRTPEDINVGELVRLLEQDTVLVECFGTNNQCVITPACRLKKMFAEAMENFFICLEQYTLEDLVSGPSQTDLINILAFPAKTERAQQGP
- a CDS encoding NAD(P)/FAD-dependent oxidoreductase, which codes for MTEVSTSQLPESVDVLVIGAGAAGLMCAATAGQRGRNVLVLDHANKVGKKILMSGGGRCNFTNLYTSAENFYSNNPHFCKSALARYSQWDFIALVEKHGVTYHEKTLGQLFCDNKSRDIVDLLLAECRAAKAQIRTRCSITQIRALGQGYKVETSMGTVTCESLVVATGGLSIPTMGASGFGYEIAQQFGLEIVPTRAALVPFTQHKRQLERQSTLPGTSLSVTASCAEGSFHEQMLFTHRGLSGPAVLQISSHWREGQTVIFDLAPEKNLAEWLPLRRQQSPDSHLHSVLAEVWSKKLVQFFLQRAQIVSRPLKQFGEGELQQAGEKLQSWKLVPAGTEGYRTAEVTLGGVDTAQVSSRTMECKTRQGLYFIGEVLDVTGWLGGFNFQWAWASGHAAGEVA
- the dcd gene encoding dCTP deaminase encodes the protein MSIKSDKWIRRMAEQHGMIEPFEAGQVRHNDNGDRLISYGTSSYGYDVRCAREFKIFTNVHSATVDPKTFDENSFVDVEGDHCIIPPNSFALARTVEYFRIPRSVLTVCLGKSTYARCGIIVNVTPLEPEWEGHVTLEFSNTTNLPAKIYANEGVAQMLFFESDEVCDVSYADRGGKYQGQRGVTLPRT
- the imuA gene encoding translesion DNA synthesis-associated protein ImuA; protein product: MGSAENFIENNQLESQAKHQKLAQLLTRADIWQAANEPRRQRNGIASGFPSLDALLANHGWPRGATTELLMDQMGIGELTLILPALAGLTQRGQMVILVNPPHIPYAPSLANSGIRLENLLILHPRGPKDTLWAIEQSLQSGSCGALLSWQGRQSMNHKDLRRLQLAARNGDCLHFHFRPQCESANPSPASLRLQLTPREGELALRLLKQLGGNSGQNLYLARAAKLVRRDQPMH
- a CDS encoding DNA polymerase Y family protein, encoding MLWLCIQFPRLPLEVLTRAQLQGEEALAQVVVEKQLVIDRNPAASQCGVETGLSIATASALCADLQLLQRDSQREQQELQQLAQWAYSFTPLVSPQSAGPMSNAESTPAHLYLELSGCLKASGGFKALIQQLSDELEQMGIHSLMGLSHSPSAAHMLSQLTEHRRWLAQSDSPPSPQQWRQWISFAPSKLLNCDNKTISKLYACGIKRVSQLLAIPLSEVGSRFGRPFVDYLARLNGTRQDPVCSYQPPAQFRSELFFPSPLDNSEQLLFPIGRLLRELCSQLQRRQLYTQQLNWHMDFGQNKSQEITVELSTPQLDPQRLIALTKLQLERATLDQPVQSISLNCKHLLPLEQGSLDEDLFGEGSQHKRNQQLLDKLKARLGHQALSGIALRESYLPEQAWQNTDTLIIKSNAKGQQIKPIQAPRPNWLLARPTKLESSEHKLFYQGELQLLQGPERIDGYWWQHGRHGRDYYIAKNRRDELYWVFQDLTTEEWFLHGVYS
- a CDS encoding PHP domain-containing protein, yielding MRYAELFCQSNFSFLQGASHPQELVYTAYNLQYTALAITDECSLSGAVRAYKELENIKSTDSKNPEFKLIFGSYFRLHDNIEIVLLAPDKTAYSELCQLISKSRLRGKKEPTLLIKVTW